GAGTTATATAAAAAAGTATTCAATCCAGTAATTTATACTTAAATAACGCGAAATGTTTTTTATTTTCCAGGAAGATCCCAGACAAGTCTGAAGCCTGCTCTGCGATCTGTTTTTAAATTTGGAATTCCACCGAAGGATCTAAAGTAAGTAGTCGATTCTTCCTTTGTAGAAGAAAACGAACCACCTCTAATTACTTTATGCATTTTTCCGAATGTGTTTCTTTTGAGAGAATGTCCCGGATAGGGAAGATAATCCGAACTTGTCCATTCTGCTACGTTTCCGCACATTCCGATGGCTCCATAGGGACTCGCAGATTTTTTTGCAAGTTCGTAAACTGAGATAGTGTCGGTTTGTTTGCTTTCCAGAGTGTTGCATAACGTAGAATCGAAATCGTTTCCGAATGGATATTCCAAAGGATTCGGAAAAAAAGAATAGGATTCGTCTCGATTGATTTTCCAAGTCATTCCAGTTCCGCGAGCCGCTTTTTCCCATTCCATTTCTGTAGGAAGTCTTTTACCTGACCAACGCGCGTAAGTTTCCGCTTCTCTGTAAGTGATTCCGCTGACCGGATGATGTTCTTTTCCTGCAGGAAAATTTCCACCTTTCCAATGAGGCGGAGGAGGAGTGTTTGTTTCCTTTAAGAATTTTGAATATTCTTGATTTGTAACTTCGTACTTGTCTATGTAAAAAGAAGAGACGTCTTGAAGATTGCCACGTTCCGGTTTGAAATAAAACGGATTATAGCTATCTTCGGAAGGATCGTTTCCTTGTCCGTGGATAAAAAATCCCATTGATTCGTAAAACGGTTCTCCGTTTTGTTCGTAACCTCCTGAGACAAGTACCATTTCCTTACCGTCTTTGGGATGCCTAAGTTGTTTTGAGGGTCTGGTTCTTCTTCTATCTTCGGTGAAAAAAGCGCCCGGTTCAATATAAGCGATTTCTTGTTTATAATCTTGGATAAAAGTTCCGGCTGTGAGTAAACTTTCAGGAATACCTGGAATCGCAGAAAATGAACCGTAAAGTTCAATTTCGGAAGCCTTCTTTCCGCCTGAATAGTTTTGATAAACCACTGAGATCTGACGGATCGAAAAATAGCCGATTTCTTTTTCGGGACTTTTTTGTAAGACCGAATACTGAGATTTTTTTTCCAGTATGGCTTTGATTTCCTCTTCTTCCTTACCGTAAAATATAGAACCTCTTCGGATTCGAATTTTTACCTTACCTTTACCGCTATAAACCGCTTCCACTTCTCCCTTCCAAAGTGGAATCATTCTTGTATTAAGAGAGGAATCTTGTGTTTGTGCGAACAGAAAAGTGATCGATCCAAATAAAAGAAGAAAATAGAGTTTGAGGGTAAAATCGAAAATCATAACGTTAAATAATCCGTTTTGTAAAGAACGGCTTTTCTATTATTCATTTCGGCATAAATTTCAGGATTAGAAAATAAATTTCCCGAAGATTTCAAACTAGATTCTTAAAGTAGCCTGAGTGTTGCTTTATTTTTTCTTTTTTTTGAAAGAAGTAGCTGTACCCTGCTTTTGATTTTTATCTCCTTTGGAGAATTTAGGACGAGAGCCGTCTTTAGGGTGATTGCCGAAATGAGAATTTGGATTTGATTTGGATCTAGACCCAGATCTACCAAAATTCCTATCTCTGTATCTACCACCTCCGGATTTCTTTTTAGAGGAATTTTTTTCTTCGTATTTAAAATCAGATTCAAATTGAACGGAATCGTCAAAGGTGACGCTGTCTTTTAAGATTGTCATTTTAAACAAGGCAGCAGCGATGTCGAGAGCCGTGTAGTCGTCTCCCATCAGTTTTTCTACTTGGTTTACGTATTTGCCGATATGACCGGCGTCTACAATGGATCTTACTTTAGAAGTGTAAGAATGAATTTTTGTTTCTTCTAGATCGTCTAACGTTGGAATTTTACCGGCTTCGATTTTAATTCCGTTGATACGTTCTATTTTTTTCAAGTTGTAGATTTGTTTTCCTACGATAAAAGAAAACGCGATTCCTTTTTTACCGGCTCTTCCGGTTCTACCGATTCTATGAACGTAGTCTTCTCCGTCTCTTGGAAGGTCGTAGTTAAAAACTGCTTCGATGTTATTGACATCGATTCCTCTTCCAGCCACGTCGGTTGCGACTAAAATTTCGATACTTCCTTTTCTAAAACCGTTCATCACTTTGTCTCTTTGTTTTTGGTTCAGATCTCCGTGGAGCGCTTCCGCAAAGTAACCTCTCGATTTCAAAAGTTCTACAACCGTATCCACTTGCACTTTTGTATTACAAAATACTAATGCTAGTTTTACGTTTCTATATTCGATTAATCTCGTAAGCGCTTCCCCTTTTGCGTTTTCCTGAATTTCGTAGTAGATCTGTTCGATTTTAGGAGCACTCAATTTCTGATGAGTAACATCTATAATTTGAGGATGATTTTGAAATTTTTTCATCAAAGTAAGTATGTCGTCCGTCATCGTAGCGGAGAACATGATCGTTTGACGATCTGAAGGAGTATCTTTTAGGATGTATTCCATATCCTCCCGAAAACCCATGTCTAACATTTCGTCAGCTTCATCTAAAACTACGATTTTAATTTCGTCGAGATGGATAGAACCTCTTCTCATGTGGTCCATCATTCTGCCCGGAGTTGCAATTACGATCTGAGGATTTTTGCGAAGTGCTCTAAGTTGTCTTTCAATCTCTTGACCGCCGTAAATTGGAACGACTTCGAAGTTGCCTTTGTATTTGATCAGCTTTCGAAATTGTTCGCTGACTTGAATCACCAATTCTCGAGTCGGACAAAGAATCAATGCTTGTAAATGTTTACTTTCTAATTCGAGTAGTTCGATTGTAGGAATCGCGAAGGCTGCGGTTTTGCCAGTGCCGGTTTGAGCGTGTCCGATAATGTCTTTTCCTTTTAATATAACCGGAATCGCTTCTGACTGGATTGGTGAAGCTTCTTCAAAACCCATTTCTAAAATTGCGTTTTGGATTTCGGCGGATAAGTTTAGTTCGCTAAACTTGAGTTTTTTCATAGATGTTCCTTTCAAAACAATAAATCGCCCGCTTCCGGGAACCTCTAGTGTTTTGAATTTTCAAGATAACTTATCCGGAAGATCAAAAAGTGGATCGAAGAGAGGAAGATTGGAACCAGGAGAAATTTTGCGTCTTTATGAATGAGACGTTTATTTTTACAACGATTTAAGGGTCGGTTATTTATACAAGGATAAAAGAATAAAACGACTTTCATGTAAAATTTTTGGAAACGTTTGAATGTTTCAATTTAAGAACTAGTTCGGAGAGATCTAAACTTCAGTTCGTCTATATTAAAACGAATTTGATTTATAAATATAAGAAGTAATCTCTGTAAAATCAAGGATAACAATTTTAGGATTTAGGTTTTACACAAAATCGTTGTTTGGCGACTATCATTCGATAGGAATTTATTTTATGAAAGTTTCTTTTTTAAAAACTAATATTATCAGTCAAAACGGAATTTATACTCTCAAAAAATACTTCTATGTATATATTCGAAACACTTAAAGTTATTTATATTTCGGTTTAAAATTGGGCGGTCATCATCAGATAACCAAACTGTGCTTGAGGAAGAAATTGTGTTTTTCTAAATTCTGGAGAAACAGAATCGTCATTGAGTTTACGTCGAACTGCATCGCCGGCAAAAATCCAACTTCCACCTAACGCCCAAAGTACGCCCTTATATTTAAAAGAATATATTAAATCGATTTCTCTAAATAAGTTTTTTCCGAGAGTTACAACCGATCTTTGATCCAAAACTCCTTTTTCCGTTTGAACGTAGGGGTCTTTAAAACGTTCGTTTGTAATGGATTCTGTGCTGGCTCCTTCTTTAAGTGTTCCCGTAACGTCGTACCAACCGTCTTGTCTTTTGTGTTTGTCAACGATCCAATAGGCGATTCTCAATTTACCGAATTCTTTTCCGTCCCAAGTAAGATTGACGGATTTACCGACCATATTCACCCAACTTACTTGATCCGCTTCTCCAAAAAATCCGTGATTGGAATGGAATAAATTTGAGAAGGTCGCTACTTTTCCGTCTTTTCGATTTGGATCTCCGCTGCCAAGATCATACTCGCCGCCCAATCGAAAAGAACCAATTGTATAACCTATGTCGAGTGCAAACGCATAAGCGTCGTAAGCTTGTTTTTCCTTATAAACGTTATTGGTTATTGTTTTGCCGGTAAGAGGGTCTAACGTATAAATGTTTGTGTTAAAAATATCCCAACTAGGTGTAATGTTGATTCCATTTCTTCCGGTTTGTCTTGCATATTCAATTGAAAAGTCGAAAGGGATTTTCGCTTTTTTATCCTGAGTGGTTCGATTGGAAATTCTGATACCGAAAGTATGTAGTTGATCGTATCTGGAATCTCTAGGAATTGTTTCAGGATTGGGAAGGAGCAAGATCGTAGAGTTATTTTGAGGAAACCATTTTTTATACAATCCTATATAATAGGCGTCTA
Above is a window of Leptospira kirschneri serovar Cynopteri str. 3522 CT DNA encoding:
- a CDS encoding formylglycine-generating enzyme family protein encodes the protein MIFDFTLKLYFLLLFGSITFLFAQTQDSSLNTRMIPLWKGEVEAVYSGKGKVKIRIRRGSIFYGKEEEEIKAILEKKSQYSVLQKSPEKEIGYFSIRQISVVYQNYSGGKKASEIELYGSFSAIPGIPESLLTAGTFIQDYKQEIAYIEPGAFFTEDRRRTRPSKQLRHPKDGKEMVLVSGGYEQNGEPFYESMGFFIHGQGNDPSEDSYNPFYFKPERGNLQDVSSFYIDKYEVTNQEYSKFLKETNTPPPPHWKGGNFPAGKEHHPVSGITYREAETYARWSGKRLPTEMEWEKAARGTGMTWKINRDESYSFFPNPLEYPFGNDFDSTLCNTLESKQTDTISVYELAKKSASPYGAIGMCGNVAEWTSSDYLPYPGHSLKRNTFGKMHKVIRGGSFSSTKEESTTYFRSFGGIPNLKTDRRAGFRLVWDLPGK
- a CDS encoding DEAD/DEAH box helicase — protein: MKKLKFSELNLSAEIQNAILEMGFEEASPIQSEAIPVILKGKDIIGHAQTGTGKTAAFAIPTIELLELESKHLQALILCPTRELVIQVSEQFRKLIKYKGNFEVVPIYGGQEIERQLRALRKNPQIVIATPGRMMDHMRRGSIHLDEIKIVVLDEADEMLDMGFREDMEYILKDTPSDRQTIMFSATMTDDILTLMKKFQNHPQIIDVTHQKLSAPKIEQIYYEIQENAKGEALTRLIEYRNVKLALVFCNTKVQVDTVVELLKSRGYFAEALHGDLNQKQRDKVMNGFRKGSIEILVATDVAGRGIDVNNIEAVFNYDLPRDGEDYVHRIGRTGRAGKKGIAFSFIVGKQIYNLKKIERINGIKIEAGKIPTLDDLEETKIHSYTSKVRSIVDAGHIGKYVNQVEKLMGDDYTALDIAAALFKMTILKDSVTFDDSVQFESDFKYEEKNSSKKKSGGGRYRDRNFGRSGSRSKSNPNSHFGNHPKDGSRPKFSKGDKNQKQGTATSFKKKKK
- a CDS encoding alginate export family protein, with amino-acid sequence MKIWQLGIIKLLLILVIFSFTEINAKKTKRFKPHKIRRHNTVQNRSTKVKTQEVIPQKISVPTEIQETKKEIPWYESVKLGAMIRIRPEAKYNYDFDKFKNDNISFVGTKAQVWIEKEFTENTKVKINLQDSSIWGGEKGSPNGLDTANDNTRQFVGIREAWIESKELVGPITLQAGRQILKYGDERLVGALEWNNVGRSFNGLRFKIDKEIFSSHAWVMIVGEQDSDVAGNSTNLGKRNSFPIQYNCPPNSTSFSTCTFSAELSKQQQGDSTFTGFYNTLKPSDLLHIDAYYIGLYKKWFPQNNSTILLLPNPETIPRDSRYDQLHTFGIRISNRTTQDKKAKIPFDFSIEYARQTGRNGINITPSWDIFNTNIYTLDPLTGKTITNNVYKEKQAYDAYAFALDIGYTIGSFRLGGEYDLGSGDPNRKDGKVATFSNLFHSNHGFFGEADQVSWVNMVGKSVNLTWDGKEFGKLRIAYWIVDKHKRQDGWYDVTGTLKEGASTESITNERFKDPYVQTEKGVLDQRSVVTLGKNLFREIDLIYSFKYKGVLWALGGSWIFAGDAVRRKLNDDSVSPEFRKTQFLPQAQFGYLMMTAQF